One Limisphaerales bacterium DNA window includes the following coding sequences:
- a CDS encoding sel1 repeat family protein has product MRFAFIFGLWGFLSVSIFSQDAPIPNEAPTRGAGLPDKLKAIAPQLAEQFAAELTKAKAGDALAQYELSRLLEWGQGAPVDLPQSFEWANKSATTGHALGLFRVGMMYRFGIGVKPDETKSNALLKRAAPGLPALAQAGHPSAARALGLLHYRGWGGLEMDKTAALKIFEQAAKAGDPFSISEMADQYWDGLGARRDRDRARKLYREALPKLMTLGEQGSVAAMYLAGNIWASQRHGRRDYLEAIRWQRPCAEQGYSGAQFMIGARYSKGHGVEQNDVLAMEWYRKAAAQGNSGAINNIGWMIGYGRAGEGAANPDKAIEHYRRAAERGNAVSQNNVGLRLKNAGDTEEEKAANLKERFQWHRRAAENDNARGQFELGEMYDTGQGTEPNLALAVKWYQRAAENDSAEAQLALSKIFEEGRGVPQNFQLALHWLARLTEFNRDKDNQSFARDHQTAKGALGLHAKLSARLNDGWPARLGELGEGVAPAEDAPPAEQFLHAARLAFGFGMERNEAEALRLVRLSADRGLADAQHMLAIRYEQGRDKELNDKKSFEFYKQAADQGHAAAANQLGVKLLLGESTARDALAARNYFTRAAEGGYADGMFNLAVQLAPNDEAAAVKWYQRAAQLGQPQALNEMGVRLLTGQGVPKDVEAAARSFRQAAWQGHAEAQHNFAGLCHTGRGVDANEVEAFVWWCQAALSGHEAAARQLEALASKLIPAQRQAAIAKANAWLPQLHVQRGEIKIHSGGKK; this is encoded by the coding sequence CTTCCTATCCGTTAGTATTTTTTCGCAGGATGCTCCTATTCCAAACGAAGCGCCCACGCGCGGCGCGGGGTTGCCTGACAAGTTGAAGGCCATCGCTCCCCAATTGGCTGAACAGTTTGCAGCAGAATTAACCAAAGCCAAGGCCGGCGATGCGTTGGCGCAATATGAGTTGAGCCGGTTGCTGGAATGGGGGCAGGGTGCGCCGGTAGATTTACCTCAATCGTTTGAGTGGGCCAATAAATCGGCCACCACCGGTCATGCGTTGGGCCTGTTCCGAGTAGGGATGATGTATCGCTTTGGCATCGGGGTAAAGCCGGATGAAACGAAGAGCAATGCACTATTGAAACGCGCCGCGCCCGGTTTACCTGCGCTGGCTCAGGCGGGTCATCCCTCGGCGGCGCGCGCGTTGGGGCTGCTGCATTATCGCGGCTGGGGCGGATTGGAGATGGACAAAACCGCGGCGCTGAAAATTTTTGAACAGGCCGCGAAGGCAGGCGATCCATTTTCAATTTCAGAAATGGCGGATCAATATTGGGATGGCCTTGGCGCCCGGCGCGATCGCGATCGGGCCCGCAAGCTATACCGCGAAGCATTGCCCAAGCTGATGACGCTCGGCGAGCAGGGAAGCGTGGCGGCGATGTATTTGGCGGGCAACATTTGGGCGAGCCAACGCCATGGCCGTCGCGATTACTTGGAAGCCATTCGCTGGCAACGGCCCTGTGCTGAGCAGGGGTATTCCGGGGCGCAGTTTATGATCGGTGCGCGTTACAGCAAAGGGCACGGAGTGGAGCAAAATGATGTGCTGGCCATGGAATGGTATCGCAAAGCCGCCGCGCAGGGAAACTCCGGTGCCATCAATAACATCGGCTGGATGATTGGCTACGGCCGGGCCGGCGAGGGGGCGGCCAATCCTGATAAGGCGATTGAACATTATCGGCGCGCGGCTGAACGTGGCAACGCAGTGTCGCAAAACAACGTGGGGCTGCGTTTGAAAAATGCGGGCGACACCGAAGAGGAAAAAGCGGCCAATCTCAAAGAGCGTTTTCAATGGCACCGGCGCGCGGCGGAAAATGACAATGCCCGTGGGCAATTCGAATTGGGCGAAATGTACGACACCGGCCAAGGCACGGAGCCCAACCTTGCACTGGCAGTGAAGTGGTACCAACGCGCGGCGGAAAACGACAGTGCGGAAGCGCAATTAGCATTATCCAAAATTTTCGAGGAAGGCCGTGGTGTGCCGCAGAATTTTCAGTTGGCACTTCACTGGCTCGCCCGACTCACGGAGTTTAATCGCGATAAGGACAATCAATCTTTTGCCAGAGATCATCAGACTGCCAAGGGTGCATTGGGTCTTCATGCCAAACTTTCTGCCCGCCTCAACGATGGCTGGCCCGCCCGGCTGGGCGAGCTTGGAGAAGGGGTCGCGCCTGCTGAGGATGCCCCGCCCGCAGAACAGTTTCTCCACGCCGCTCGTCTCGCGTTTGGATTTGGAATGGAGCGAAACGAGGCTGAAGCGTTGCGCTTGGTCCGGCTCTCGGCGGACCGCGGTTTGGCCGATGCGCAGCACATGCTCGCGATCCGCTACGAACAGGGTAGAGACAAAGAACTCAACGATAAAAAATCATTTGAGTTTTACAAACAAGCCGCCGATCAGGGCCACGCTGCTGCGGCCAATCAACTGGGGGTCAAGTTGCTGCTCGGTGAAAGTACTGCGCGCGATGCCCTTGCCGCCCGTAACTATTTCACCCGTGCGGCCGAGGGCGGATATGCCGACGGGATGTTTAATCTCGCCGTGCAATTAGCCCCAAACGATGAGGCCGCCGCGGTGAAGTGGTATCAACGCGCCGCGCAGCTCGGCCAGCCCCAGGCGCTCAATGAAATGGGAGTGCGCCTTTTGACGGGACAGGGCGTGCCCAAGGATGTGGAAGCGGCTGCGCGCAGTTTCCGGCAAGCGGCCTGGCAGGGCCACGCGGAGGCTCAACATAATTTTGCAGGATTATGCCACACGGGCCGCGGGGTGGATGCGAATGAAGTGGAGGCTTTTGTGTGGTGGTGTCAGGCCGCCTTGAGTGGGCACGAAGCCGCCGCCCGGCAATTGGAAGCCTTGGCTTCCAAACTCATTCCGGCCCAACGCCAAGCCGCCATTGCCAAAGCCAATGCCTGGCTCCCTCAGCTCCATGTGCAGCGTGGAGAAATCAAAATCCATTCAGGAGGAAAAAAATGA